The DNA segment ATCAGCCGGAGTTCGTCCACGAGGCCAAGCCGCAGCAGCGTCTGGACCAGGGTGCCGCTGCCGTAGACAAGGAGGTTCTGACCATCCTGCTGCCTCAAGGCCCGCACTGCCGCGCCGATATCTCCCTCCGGAGCAGTGGCGTTCCATTCCAGGGATCCCAGGGTGGTGGTGACGACAAACTTTGGCAGGCTGTTCATGCGTTCGCCGAATGCCCCGGTGCCGCTGGCGGTGGGCCAGTACGCGGCGAAGCCCTGGTAGGTCACACGGCCCAGCAGCGGGCCGCCGCTCTCAAACAGTTCGTCGTGCTTGAACGGGCCGTCCTCTGGGCTGTAACCCTGCTGCCAAGGGGTGGAATCCTCGTACACGCCGTCCAGGGTCAGAAACTCGGTCACGATGACCTTACGTATTGGGTCTC comes from the Deinococcus sp. AJ005 genome and includes:
- a CDS encoding dihydrofolate reductase family protein — translated: MFDRDWAARGDPIRKVIVTEFLTLDGVYEDSTPWQQGYSPEDGPFKHDELFESGGPLLGRVTYQGFAAYWPTASGTGAFGERMNSLPKFVVTTTLGSLEWNATAPEGDIGAAVRALRQQDGQNLLVYGSGTLVQTLLRLGLVDELRLMVYPLVLGSGKRLFADGDRLALNLTSSRDLGSGMLLLTYGPVAGS